A stretch of Brassica napus cultivar Da-Ae chromosome C6, Da-Ae, whole genome shotgun sequence DNA encodes these proteins:
- the LOC106407362 gene encoding F-box/kelch-repeat protein At1g55270 produces MDLSSQRQSPNGSTGFRLQAPLVDSVSCYCRVDSSLKTVVEARKFVPGSKLCIQPNINPNAHRPSKNSNRERTRIQPPLLPGLPDDLAVACLIRVPRADHRKLRLVCKSWHRLASGNFFYSERKLLGRSEEWVYVFKKDRDGKISWNAFDPVSHLPQPLTPLPREYSEAVGFGCAVLSGCRLYLFGGKDPLRGSMRRVIFYNARTNKWHRAPDMLRKRHFFGSCVVNNCLYVAGGECEGIHRTLRSAEVYDPNKNRWSFVADMGASMVPLIGVVYDNKWFLKGLGSHQQVICEAYDPEANSWSLVSDGMVTGWIDPCACFNGRLYGLDCRDGCKLRVFDESRDSWIKFMDCKVHLGNSWPFEAAALVPLNNKLCIIRNNMSMSLVDVTNPDKNSTRLWENIAVKGESKSILSNIWSSIAGRAVKCDIVHCQVLQA; encoded by the exons atggatctGTCTTCTCAACGACAATCCCCGAATGGGTCAACAGGTTTTCGCCTTCAAGCTCCACTG GTGGACTCTGTTTCTTGCTACTGCAGAGTAGATTCAAGTCTCAAAACCGTTGTAGAAGCAAGAAAGTTCGTTCCTGGCTCAAAGCTCTGTATCCAACCCAACATCAACCCCAATGCTCACCGTCCTAGCAAGAACTCTAACCGAGAGAGGACAAGAATCCAACCCCCGCTTCTCCCCGGCCTCCCTGACGACCTAGCCGTCGCTTGCCTCATCCGCGTCCCTCGTGCAGACCATAGAAAACTCAGACTCGTGTGCAAGAGCTGGCACAGGCTTGCCTCTGGGAACTTCTTCTACTCCGAGAGGAAGTTACTTGGGAGGTCCGAAGAATGGGTTTACGTTTTCAAAAAGGACCGTGACGGGAAGATCTCCTGGAACGCGTTTGATCCCGTCTCTCACCTTCCTCAGCCTCTTACGCCTCTTCCTAGAGAGTATTCAGAAGCTGTTGGGTTTGGTTGTGCTGTTTTGAGCGGGTGTCGTCTTTACTTGTTTGGAGGTAAGGATCCGCTTAGAGGATCAATGAGGAGGGTCATCTTCTATAACGCTAGAACAAACAAGTGGCATAGGGCACCAGACATGCTTAGGAAGCGACACTTCTTTGGTTCATGTGTCGTTAACAATTGCTTGTATGTAGCGGGTGGGGAGTGTGAAGGGATTCATAGGACGCTGCGGTCAGCTGAGGTTTATGATCCGAACAAAAACAGGTGGAGTTTCGTTGCTGATATGGGGGCATCAATGGTGCCTCTTATCGGTGTGGTTTATGATAACAAGTGGTTTCTCAAGGGTCTTGGGTCTCACCAACAGGTCATTTGTGAAGCTTATGACCCTGAAGCTAACTCATGGAGTTTGGTCAGTGATGGGATGGTTACTGGTTGGATAGACCCGTGTGCTTGTTTTAACGGTCGTCTTTACGGGTTGGATTGTAGGGATGGGTGTAAACTCAGGGTGTTTGATGAGTCCAGGGATTCATGGATCAAGTTTATGGATTGTAAAGTTCACTTGGGGAACTCGTGGCCTTTTGAAGCTGCGGCTCTTGTTCCGTTGAACAATAAGCTTTGTATAATCAGGAACAACATGAGCATGAGTCTGGTTGATGTAACGAATCCAGATAAGAACAGCACTCGGCTATGGGAGAACATTGCGGTGAAAGGAGAGTCCAAGAGCATTCTAAGTAATATATGGTCGAGTATAGCAGGAAGAGCTGTGAAATGCGATATCGTGCATTGCCAAGTGCTTCAAGCCTGA
- the LOC106407357 gene encoding transcription initiation factor TFIID subunit 7: protein MEEQFILRVPPSVSERIDRLLSEDASTSDEIPLDLCFSEDGRSGTFMIGNEEFPASLLDLPAVVESFKTYDDSALVKTADIGQMIMVREPGDPAPNTVEYRHGLTPPMKDARKRRFRREPDLNPELVQRVERDLLNILSGRTIENGNEQQEETVANENANKNVSSSSPATPVEKPEEAAETGTINNNNTPAEVEQERSESEDSDDSM from the exons ATGGAGGAACAGTTCATACTTAGGGTTCCACCGTCTGTTTCAGAGCGAATCGATCGGCTCTTGAGCGAGGACGCTTCTACTTCCGACGAGATCCCTTTAGATTTGTGCTTTTCAG AGGATGGGAGAAGCGGGACGTTTATGATTGGAAACGAAGAGTTCCCGGCTTCTCTCCTGGATCTTCCTGCTGTTGTTGAGTCTTTTAAAACTTATGATGATTCTGCTTTAGTCAAAACTGCTGACATTGGCCAG ATGATCATGGTTAGGGAGCCTGGTGATCCCGCGCCTAATACGGTTGAATACAGACATGGTCTAACTCCTCCTATGAAGGATGCTCGCAAGAGAAGATTTCGTCGAGAGCCTGACCTTAAT CCGGAGCTTGTACAGCGCGTTGAGAGGGACTTGCTGAACATCTTGAGTGGCAGAACAATCGAAAAC GGAAATGAACAGCAAGAGGAAACAGTTGCGAACGAGAATGCAAATAAGAATGTCTCTTCCTCTTCACCTGCTACACCTGTTGAAAAGCCTGAAGAAGCTGCTGAGACAGGGactattaataataataatactccAGCGGAAGTTGAGCAGGAGAGAAGTGAATCAGAAGATTCTGATGATTCTATGTGA